DNA sequence from the Cucurbita pepo subsp. pepo cultivar mu-cu-16 chromosome LG06, ASM280686v2, whole genome shotgun sequence genome:
actcttctaaCATGCTACCAAAGAAATTGTTTGGTGCATTAGAAATCTGATTCACCTTCGTGAGttcttcccaattccattgctcatttccagcaaaatgaacatctcgGCTCACAATAACACAACTAATGTGTGGTTGAAAAACTATGTAAGCTTTTGATATAATGTATACCCAACAAAAATGCCAGCTTCTGCCTTTTTGTCAAGCTTATCAAACTTGACCTGTGGAATGTAAGTGAAGCAAAGACACCCCAATACTCTTAAGGAACTTTAAAGAAGGTTTGTAACCATAACAAACTTCAAATGGTGTCAGGTCCTTCACatcttttgttgaaattcaattttgCAAGCACACAACAGTGTTTGCTGCTTTTCCCCAAAAACGTTTTGGAAGATCCTTCtcatgaagcatgcatctcATCATCTCCATTATGATTATTCCTCCTTTCAGTGACGTCATTCTGTTGAGGAGTGTATGGTGTtgtcaattgatgttcaatttcagcctcttcacaaaaccggttaaaagtttctgaagtgtactccttgctattatctgatcttatagtctgaatcaagcatacatcttcattcataactttggctttgaattttcaaaatacacccgcaacttctgacttttgctTCAGCAAGAATATCCAACACATTCTGTGCCAAATCTCAGTGGCACTAACTCTGGATATAAAGGCCGTCGGatttagagcaaagctttttccttccattttgacattgaacaagtctttgccactagcatctttgatcaagcactgcttattctcaaacaacactttataGCCTTTATCAAGTAACTGACCAACACTTAAgatattttgatcaattttaggcacaaataaaacatctggaataaattttgtaccttcataACTTGTTATAGCTACTGTGCCTTTACCCTTGACTTCCAAGTGTTCACCATTGccaatcctcactctcttATCTTCTTCGGTGTCTCTTAATTCCTCAAAAGACTCCTTGTCATATGTCATGTGATTTGTGCACCCACTGTCAATCAACCAGCTCTCGCTTGATTCTTTGCTTGAGGAAGAAGTGACCATAcacaattgatcttcttcttcttcttcttcttgatcaactacctgtgcatctacttctttcaccaGATCTTTGGCTTTGCAGATCAcagcttcatgtccaagttgattgcatttggagcagaaggcgtcaggtcttctccaacacttgtatggtggatgacctttcttctcacaatggcggcaaggtggataggattttttgaaacctcctccttttgtcttctgataattggcagatgaatctccatacgtcaattgatttttgaaatttttattgtttttatacctgctgctgtcttgatgcttaacacgtaaggcaccttcaatcaccccttcttgcctcatagacctcctttgctcttgtgcttgtaaagcattcaagagctctgtaagagaaatctttgacaagtctttggtgttctccagagtagtaatggtggcttcaaacttctttggaacagtgactagcagcttttcaacgatccttgaatcatttaaaacagaaccaagcaatctcaccttgttggcaatgttgagaagtctgtcagagtactctttcaccgactctgactccttcatcttctgcaactcgaaatccctaatcaaatttagggctttcattccacgaatcctctcatctccttcatattcggccttgagataatcccagatttcttttgctgttttgagggacattattcgcatgaagatcatttCAGATACAGCGgcaaataggcaagcttttgcctttgatttccttgtcttcttttccttctgtaatttgatttgtgctacagtAGGATTTGCTGGAAGCAGAGGGACCTCGTAATCCTCTTTATTGCTTCCCAAAGATTCAAGGCCTCCAaataagtctccatacgaactgcccacatttgataattgtctccatcgaagACCGGTGGTGCAACAGCTGAAAAACTTGATTCTCCCATTTTGATCTCACAGTTCCCTTAAGaagatagctctgataccaaattgttagtgaaagaggatttattgaataattaatgagaagattgaattttggagagcaagaatgctccatatttatacagagaatacaaaagatattcagaaaatctacctaaaataTCGGgagaaaatctggtaacaaaccaataaacaaatcaaaatcaaatcaaaaactaaatctaactcctaacgagatttaattagatactaactgacagtcatctaaacaaatacatgaTCTTTAACAGTGTTCAACTAACACTCACAACGATTTTGATCACTGCACACCTAGATAAGAACATTatacccaagcccaccgctagcagatattgtttgttttggttcgttacgtatcgccatcagccatgaaggagaggtttccacacccttataaggaatgtttcgttatcctccgcaatcgatgtgggatctcacaatccactcccttcggagcccagcgtcctcgctgacactcgttctcttctccaatcaatgtggagccccccaatctaccccctttcgaactcagcctccttgctcgcaaatcgtccagtgtcttttgtaataacccaagcccactactagcagatatgatcctctttgggttttcctttctgggtttcccctcaaagttttaaaacgcttttgctggggagagatttccacacccttgatCTCACATAAAATAGTCCCTACATTACTCAAAATTATAGCtaatttatcatttctttCCTTGAATCCTTTGTATAATTGAATCTTAATCGACTAGTTTGAGTAAATCAAAATTGGGTGGATCATAAGTCAAAGTGAAAGGAAAGAGAACAGCACACCAAATCTAGAGACAATAGTATACATAGATaccacttttattttattatcttattCATAGATCATAAAACCAAACACAACCCAAATATTAGGCATAGATAGCCTTTATTTTAGTGCCCCATTTGTTCATAGATATGATTCATAGAAGCAATTAGTGGATCAGTTCATGAGTAAAGGTACAAACTCTATGAGCTTCCATGTCTTCTCCCATGGCTTATCATATACAATAGCCATATACATCGAAGAGATACCCAAGTGGTTACTTGCTTTAATAAGAAGGCGATAATTCATTCCAGCCACCACTTGTTTCTCGCCACTTTGCACACAAATGAACTTAAGATTTTCCCCTCTTCGCATTTCATCGTGCTCCATCACTGCAAACCTTCCCATCTCTTGCACATATGGGTCCTTGATATCCTCAATTGGTTTCCATTGACCAACTTCAATACCCTTCTTGTCTTGGAACATGGCTTCATTTTGTCCGGGAGCAGCCTCCACGTGTGAACTCATCGTAACGTTTGATTGATAGTTTTAAAAGACTTTGTAACGATAGTTTGCTCTCGATCGAGCTAAGAGTTTGATATTTATAGGTGGGGTTTTCACCTAGAAGTTGATATCATAGAATCTAATTTATAGATATCACTCATGGAATTTGATATCATTGAGTATGTTGGGGACCTTTTGATTCAATTCTTTGGGACCATTACATTTGCTTTATCTTAATGAATTAATATCTTTGGGATAAAATTATCTTCAGTTTGTAACACAACGTcgtttttgtgagatcccacattggttaaagaggggaacaaaacattctttacaagagtatggaaacctctcctagccgacgcgttttaaaaaccttgagaagaaacccgaaagggaaaactctaaatggacaatatgtgctaacaatgagcttggattgttacaaatggtatcagagctagatattTGTGCCCGTTTGTGAGATCGCAAattgattagagaagggaataCACACATATTTTTATAGGGGCGTGGAAACTTCTGCCtagcatacacattttaaaaactttaaggggaGACTTGAGAGGTAAAACtcaaacagacaatatctgctagctagCGGGTGTATTACaattttagtctctaaatttttttcttttttttagatatcaaTTATGGAATTTGATATCATTGAGTATCTTGTGGACCTTTGAATTGACAGCTTCGAATTTGATTCAATTAAATTCATTTGGGACCATTCCATTTGCTTTGTTGACCAATGTTTTGGGGTAAGATTCTGAGTTTGTGACAACGTTGttttagtctctaaatttctttttaaatgtgTTGTCTTAGTCCATATAATTtacctaaaattaatttagtacTGTTATGGAACTTGAGATAAAGAATATTCTCGTAATCAAATCATCATTTATCTAAAGTAACAGGAAAGATAGAATTTTGTTCTTCGTCATTCACCTCCAAACACAGTAAATAAGGCGTCAAATTCactaatagaaaattaatgCAGAGGACTAAAAGTGAAAATTAGTAAATATTCAAgagtaaaaatggaaaatattaaaacatagGATCAAATGTAAACTAAGCTCAAAATTCGAGGGTTAAAAGAACaatatgttaaaatataaGTATCTGTAACATCCGGAGTCCAACAGGTACAAACTCccactttaaaataataaaatttctcCTTACTTTTAAgggtttttagattttattggAGGTCTTAGAGCGGGATTTTCAAACCAGTGTAGAAGATAAAATGCTCAAGACACCTCAAGGAGGtttggaaaaattaaaataggaaaattCGGGTCAAAGTCAACGTGGTGAAACGGTAATTTTGCCCCCTAAACTACTCTAGGGAAGGATTCTTACAAGTTTCGTGTTGAAACTCAGCCAAAAACTGCATCAAAAGTCGAAACCAAGAAGTGTCAACTTCTGTAAGTAACCAAATTTTTGAACTTGAGTTCTTGAATTTTTGTGAAGGAAGTGAGTCGATTAGAGGCACAGATTTGAAGATAGAAAAATCTAAAGTAAATGAGTCGAAATCGCGAATCTCATAAAAAATCTAGAAAGTAATTCAATGCAGGCAATCAAACGAACACACATGACGAATGGAGAGAGGGGAGACACGTCTAGCAACATGCCCGACACTGAACGTTGACACGCAGCGCTCGCAAGCTTACTTGACCGACGATCCGAACTGAAATCGACACGTGCCTACGGTGGAGCGCCTGTGAAGTGACCCGATGCCTACCACCAACCCCTGcatgccacgtgtcacacCAACAAAATTCAAAGGGCAAGTTTACGTCTACTAGGGTTTGAAGGGCGCTCTTCTCGCGTGCTGCTCACGCTGACCGTGTGCGCGCCAAGCTGATGGAGGTCGCGCTTGGGAAACCCTAGTTTTCGTCGCTTGATTCCTGATTGTCAGTTTTTCGTTCCGATTTCAATGCTAATTCTATTTTACTATTAATTAGGTGCTTGGAGAGGCAAATCGTAATTTTTAGACTTCTCCATGTCTATATATCAAGGGGGAGAAACACTACAAATCTATAAGTAACCACACAGAATTaggaagtaatacttgtagggtgTGCTTAGTGTTTCATGCATGCTAGAGAAAATTAGTCCTAGGTGGCTAGATCCGAAATTCCCTGTACGTGTGATGGACTTGCTTCCTTGATGGAATTTCATGTTTGAAGTTTTGTATGCTTATATGGAATGCTCTACTATTGCTTATATTTAATCATGCTATGTTGACGGACGAGGTATTTGTGTATCTGTGCTCAGGTGCTTGATAAATGttatcgccccgttgagctTGTGTGACTGTATGCATAGTTAAACGTACATAAACCCCTGCGGATTGATTGTGTGAATTTAGTATGTGAACTATAAGCAGTAGCGTTTGAGTTAAGTCTAGAGTGTACTTTTGTAGTGACTGGGT
Encoded proteins:
- the LOC111797419 gene encoding cysteine proteinase inhibitor 8-like — its product is MSSHVEAAPGQNEAMFQDKKGIEVGQWKPIEDIKDPYVQEMGRFAVMEHDEMRRGENLKFICVQSGEKQVVAGMNYRLLIKASNHLGISSMYMAIVYDKPWEKTWKLIEFVPLLMN